In one window of Mycteria americana isolate JAX WOST 10 ecotype Jacksonville Zoo and Gardens chromosome 24, USCA_MyAme_1.0, whole genome shotgun sequence DNA:
- the ATP5F1D gene encoding ATP synthase F(1) complex subunit delta, mitochondrial, which produces MGDTSESARQRLRHRTVPTREGTGLPLGPRVMEKGRAPEEQEPLGPGDRRPDRRTPPHPCRGINPAAFGPRPPRAPMPPSTAPGGLSLGLPSSGSCCGSGLSRGCGARHSPTTGTGAPSPPLRSSRGAGQAGSCSPAAVPACPAPPARPCRRPGPAAAAAAMFRARRLLLRLAARPALPPPRARGYADPAAGPVPMAFTFASPTQVFYNGANVKQVDVPTLTGSFGILASHVPTLQVLKPGVVTVYAEDGTATKYFVSSGSVTVHADSTVQVLAEEAVTMDMLDLATAKSNLEKAVSEMAAASDEAAKAEAQIKVEANEALVKALE; this is translated from the exons ATGGGTGACACTTCTGAGTCAGCCAGACAGCGGCTCCGTCACCGGACTGTCCCCacgcgggaggggacggggctgcctCTGGGCCCACGGGTGATGGAGAAGGGCCGAGCTCCTGAGGAGCAAGAGCCACTGGGGCCAGGGGACAGACGGCCGGACAGACGGACGCCTCCACACCCCTGCCGTGGCATAAACCCCGCGGCCTTTGGACCGAGACCTCCTCGTGCTCCCATGCCGCCCAGCACGGCCCCGGGGGggctctccctggggctgccgagctccggctcctgctgcggatcC GGGCTGTCGCGAGGCTGCGGGGCCAGACACTCACCTACAACTGGGACCGGGGCTCCATCGCCGCCGCTGCGCTCg TCGCGCGGCGcggggcaggctgggagctgtagtcccgccgccgtcccggcctgccccgcgccgcccgctcgCCCTTGCCGtcgccccgggcccgccgccgccgccgccgccatgttccgcgcccgccgcctcctcctgcgcctcgccgcccgcccggcgctgccgccgccccgcgcccgcggctATGCCgaccccgccgccgggccggtcCCCATGGCCTTCACCTTCGCCTCGCCCACGCAG GTGTTTTACAACGGTGCCAACGTGAAGCAGGTGGACGTGCCCACGCTGACCGGCTCCTTCGGTATCCTGGCCTCTCACGTCCCCACCCTGCAGGTCCTCAAACCGGGAGTCGTGACGGTTTATGCTGAGGATGGCACGGCCACCAAGTACTTCG TGAGCAGCGGCTCTGTCACCGTCCACGCAGACTCCACCGTGCAGGTGCTGGCGGAGGAGGCGGTGACGATGGACATGCTGGATCTGGCT ACTGCAAAATCAAACCTGGAGAAGGCTGTTTCAGAGATGGCTGCAGCATCTGATGAAGCAGCTAAAGCAGAAGCTCAGATTAAAGTAGAAGCTAATGAAGCCCTTGTAAAAGCCCTGGAGTAA
- the CBARP gene encoding voltage-dependent calcium channel beta subunit-associated regulatory protein isoform X2: MSDDPTPWDNATESTTAVPGEVSPQDGYVLLLALLSIFIGGTLVLLSSILIICRRCCEANRRHSRASDDPEKTNTTYLDDSQPAQDITIKVEDPDCLSSSSYRDVESERFLSSSSSTARRVSFNEAALFDQGKKTQEKGRRYTLTEGDFHHLKNARLTHLHLPPPALKIVTIHECESSENSLAMTPRLPPPKPGLAIFQPPAGALPQPALPSHAVCPSSALPGDTYNSTVDTSFVEASPSASSDSGEGPSFAAVPRSGKAAGAGGASPGEPSPASAQGTVLQFFTRLRRHASLDGASPYFRIKKWKLESTQRASSLDTRGSPKRRQFQRQRAASESMDQEDRDPHQTDIIQYIARTDDVAFHPAGGPFLPSPASPPPSLGRLEPGEGGAGSPGEAGVPEQPSAYHDIWSLRASLELYASSERSNDQDSVRSDGGDSVSSAGGMPPCPSSSLDEAEGPEEKLWGRPKSEESEPGTRKLLQMDSGYASIEAPSRGGEEGPPKDQTASEKRICFTSAGRKGTIFESFEGREPEEEEEDEEEEEEEEGSTAQGAAGGGPPHPHSPLAWSPYGQMFPGRDAPPRRDYSIDEKTDALFNAFVRHDPQFDESPLRGKHRSRTHLRKQWQHAKQYSDPGVRYPALERHRTPLRRGDSANYPLDARFHSPLPRIVSAGDEEAAEAADGVPPAPALPDPEIQVIVEEPGEAAPEPKAGSEPPGDDDCPGPGRCLGLGSGSELMDKIAGGLEERLYGHLRKAGESTECAVAVAASDAPPDHSPV; encoded by the exons ATGAGCGATGACCCGACACCCTGGGACAACGCGACGGAGAGCACCACG GCGGTGCCCGGCGAGGTGTCCCCCCAGGATGGCTACGTGCTGCTCCTCGCCCTGCTCTCCATCTTCATCGGCGGCACCCTGGTCCTGCTCTCCAGCATCCTGATCATCTGCCGCCGGTGCTGCGAGGCCAACCGCCGGCACTCCAG AGCCAGCGATGACCCCGAGAAAACCAACACCACCTACCTGGACGACTCGCAGCCAGCCCAGG ATATCACCATCAAAGTGGAGGACCCCGACTGCCTGTCGTCCTCCAGCTACCGGGATGTGGAGAGCGAGCGGTTcctgtcctccagctcctccaccgCCCGCCGCGTCTCCTTCAACGAGGCCGCGCTCTTCGACCAGGGCAAGAAGAcccaggagaaggggaggag GTACACGCTGACGGAGGGGGACTTCCACCACCTGAAGAACGCCCGCCTGACCCACCTGcacctcccgccgcccgccctcaaGATTGTCACCATCCACGAGTGCGAGTCCAGCGAGAACAGCCTGGCCATgaccccccgcctgcccccgcccaAGCCCGGCCTCGCCATCTTCCAG CCCCCCGCGGGGGCCCTGCCCCAGCCGGCGCTCCCCAGCCATGCCGtgtgccccagctctgccctgcccggggacACCTACAACTCCACCGTGGACACCAGCTTCGTCGAGGCCAGCCCGTCCGCCTCCTCCGACTCCGGGGAGGGCCCCTCG ttCGCAGCAGTGCCCAGGAGCGGGaaggcggccggggcgggcggtgccagccctggggagccctccCCGGCCTCCGCGCAGGGCACGGTCCTGCAGTTCTTCACCCGCCTGCGCCGCCACGCCAGCCTGGACGGGGCCAGCCCCTACTTCAGGATCAAGAAGTGGAAGCTGGAGAGCACCCAGCGGGCGTCCAGCCTGGACACGAGAG ggtcccccaaGCGGCGGCAGTTCCAGCGTCAGCGGGCGGCCAGTGAGAGCATGGACCAGGAGGACCGGGACCCTCACCAGACCGACATCATCCAGTACATCGCCCGCACGGACGACGTGGCCTTCCACCCCGCGGGCGGCCCCTTCCTGCCatcccccgccagccccccacCCTCTCTCGGCAG GCTAGAGCCGGGCGaggggggcgcgggcagccccggcgaGGCGGGCGTCCCGGAGCAGCCCAGCGCCTACCACGACATCTGGAGCCTGCGTGCCTCGCTGGAGCTGTACGCCTCCTCCGAGCGGAGCAACGACCAGGACTCGGTGCGCAGTGACGGTGGGGACAGCGTCTCCTCTGCCGGTGGCAtgcccccctgcccctcctcctccctggacGAGGCCGAAGGCCCCGAGGAGAAGCTCTGGGGTCGACCCAAGTCGGAAGAGTCGGAGCCCGGCACGCGCAAGCTGCTGCAGATGGACAGCGGCTACGCCTCCATCGAGGCGCCCAGCCGGGGGGGCGAGGAGGGGCCACCCAAGGACCAGACGGCCTCCGAGAAGCGCATTTGCTTCACCAGCGCGGGGCGGAAAGGTACCATCTTCGAGAGCTTCGAGGGCCGggagccagaggaggaggaggaagacgaggaggaggaggaggaggaggaggggagcacgGCCCAGGGTGCAGCGGGtgggggacccccccatccccacagccccctggcCTGGTCCCCGTACGGGCAGATGTTCCCGGGGCGGGACGCGCCGCCCCGGCGGGACTACAGCATCGACGAGAAGACGGACGCCCTGTTCAACGCCTTCGTGCGTCACGACCCCCAGTTCGACGAGTCGCCGCTGCGGGGGAAGCACCGCTCCCGCACCCACCTCCGCAAGCAGTGGCAGCACGCCAAGCAGTACAGCGACCCCGGCGTGCGCTACCCCGCGCTGGAGCGGCACCGCACGCCCCTGCGCCGCGGGGACAGCGCCAACTACCCCCTGGACGCCCGCTtccacagccccctgccccgcaTCGTCAGTGCCGGCGacgaggaggcggcggaggcggcggacggggtcccccctgccccggcgctgcccgaCCCCGAGATCCAGGTGATCGTGGAGGAGCCCGGAGAAGCGGCCCCCGAGCCCAAGGCCGGCTCCGAGCCCCCTGGGGACGACGactgccccggccccgggaggtgcctggggctgggctccGGCTCGGAGCTGATGGACAAGATCGCCGGCGGCCTCGAGGAGCGGCTCTACGGGCACTTGAGGAAAGCGGGAGAGAGCACCGAGTGCGCGGTGGCCGTGGCGGCCAGCGATGCCCCCCCCGACCACAGCCCTGTCTAG
- the CBARP gene encoding voltage-dependent calcium channel beta subunit-associated regulatory protein isoform X1, which produces MTRHPGTTRRRAPRPCRPAQAVPGEVSPQDGYVLLLALLSIFIGGTLVLLSSILIICRRCCEANRRHSRASDDPEKTNTTYLDDSQPAQDITIKVEDPDCLSSSSYRDVESERFLSSSSSTARRVSFNEAALFDQGKKTQEKGRRYTLTEGDFHHLKNARLTHLHLPPPALKIVTIHECESSENSLAMTPRLPPPKPGLAIFQPPAGALPQPALPSHAVCPSSALPGDTYNSTVDTSFVEASPSASSDSGEGPSFAAVPRSGKAAGAGGASPGEPSPASAQGTVLQFFTRLRRHASLDGASPYFRIKKWKLESTQRASSLDTRGSPKRRQFQRQRAASESMDQEDRDPHQTDIIQYIARTDDVAFHPAGGPFLPSPASPPPSLGRLEPGEGGAGSPGEAGVPEQPSAYHDIWSLRASLELYASSERSNDQDSVRSDGGDSVSSAGGMPPCPSSSLDEAEGPEEKLWGRPKSEESEPGTRKLLQMDSGYASIEAPSRGGEEGPPKDQTASEKRICFTSAGRKGTIFESFEGREPEEEEEDEEEEEEEEGSTAQGAAGGGPPHPHSPLAWSPYGQMFPGRDAPPRRDYSIDEKTDALFNAFVRHDPQFDESPLRGKHRSRTHLRKQWQHAKQYSDPGVRYPALERHRTPLRRGDSANYPLDARFHSPLPRIVSAGDEEAAEAADGVPPAPALPDPEIQVIVEEPGEAAPEPKAGSEPPGDDDCPGPGRCLGLGSGSELMDKIAGGLEERLYGHLRKAGESTECAVAVAASDAPPDHSPV; this is translated from the exons ATGACCCGACACCCTGGGACAACGCGACGGAGAGCACCACG CCCCTGCCGCCCCGCGCAGGCGGTGCCCGGCGAGGTGTCCCCCCAGGATGGCTACGTGCTGCTCCTCGCCCTGCTCTCCATCTTCATCGGCGGCACCCTGGTCCTGCTCTCCAGCATCCTGATCATCTGCCGCCGGTGCTGCGAGGCCAACCGCCGGCACTCCAG AGCCAGCGATGACCCCGAGAAAACCAACACCACCTACCTGGACGACTCGCAGCCAGCCCAGG ATATCACCATCAAAGTGGAGGACCCCGACTGCCTGTCGTCCTCCAGCTACCGGGATGTGGAGAGCGAGCGGTTcctgtcctccagctcctccaccgCCCGCCGCGTCTCCTTCAACGAGGCCGCGCTCTTCGACCAGGGCAAGAAGAcccaggagaaggggaggag GTACACGCTGACGGAGGGGGACTTCCACCACCTGAAGAACGCCCGCCTGACCCACCTGcacctcccgccgcccgccctcaaGATTGTCACCATCCACGAGTGCGAGTCCAGCGAGAACAGCCTGGCCATgaccccccgcctgcccccgcccaAGCCCGGCCTCGCCATCTTCCAG CCCCCCGCGGGGGCCCTGCCCCAGCCGGCGCTCCCCAGCCATGCCGtgtgccccagctctgccctgcccggggacACCTACAACTCCACCGTGGACACCAGCTTCGTCGAGGCCAGCCCGTCCGCCTCCTCCGACTCCGGGGAGGGCCCCTCG ttCGCAGCAGTGCCCAGGAGCGGGaaggcggccggggcgggcggtgccagccctggggagccctccCCGGCCTCCGCGCAGGGCACGGTCCTGCAGTTCTTCACCCGCCTGCGCCGCCACGCCAGCCTGGACGGGGCCAGCCCCTACTTCAGGATCAAGAAGTGGAAGCTGGAGAGCACCCAGCGGGCGTCCAGCCTGGACACGAGAG ggtcccccaaGCGGCGGCAGTTCCAGCGTCAGCGGGCGGCCAGTGAGAGCATGGACCAGGAGGACCGGGACCCTCACCAGACCGACATCATCCAGTACATCGCCCGCACGGACGACGTGGCCTTCCACCCCGCGGGCGGCCCCTTCCTGCCatcccccgccagccccccacCCTCTCTCGGCAG GCTAGAGCCGGGCGaggggggcgcgggcagccccggcgaGGCGGGCGTCCCGGAGCAGCCCAGCGCCTACCACGACATCTGGAGCCTGCGTGCCTCGCTGGAGCTGTACGCCTCCTCCGAGCGGAGCAACGACCAGGACTCGGTGCGCAGTGACGGTGGGGACAGCGTCTCCTCTGCCGGTGGCAtgcccccctgcccctcctcctccctggacGAGGCCGAAGGCCCCGAGGAGAAGCTCTGGGGTCGACCCAAGTCGGAAGAGTCGGAGCCCGGCACGCGCAAGCTGCTGCAGATGGACAGCGGCTACGCCTCCATCGAGGCGCCCAGCCGGGGGGGCGAGGAGGGGCCACCCAAGGACCAGACGGCCTCCGAGAAGCGCATTTGCTTCACCAGCGCGGGGCGGAAAGGTACCATCTTCGAGAGCTTCGAGGGCCGggagccagaggaggaggaggaagacgaggaggaggaggaggaggaggaggggagcacgGCCCAGGGTGCAGCGGGtgggggacccccccatccccacagccccctggcCTGGTCCCCGTACGGGCAGATGTTCCCGGGGCGGGACGCGCCGCCCCGGCGGGACTACAGCATCGACGAGAAGACGGACGCCCTGTTCAACGCCTTCGTGCGTCACGACCCCCAGTTCGACGAGTCGCCGCTGCGGGGGAAGCACCGCTCCCGCACCCACCTCCGCAAGCAGTGGCAGCACGCCAAGCAGTACAGCGACCCCGGCGTGCGCTACCCCGCGCTGGAGCGGCACCGCACGCCCCTGCGCCGCGGGGACAGCGCCAACTACCCCCTGGACGCCCGCTtccacagccccctgccccgcaTCGTCAGTGCCGGCGacgaggaggcggcggaggcggcggacggggtcccccctgccccggcgctgcccgaCCCCGAGATCCAGGTGATCGTGGAGGAGCCCGGAGAAGCGGCCCCCGAGCCCAAGGCCGGCTCCGAGCCCCCTGGGGACGACGactgccccggccccgggaggtgcctggggctgggctccGGCTCGGAGCTGATGGACAAGATCGCCGGCGGCCTCGAGGAGCGGCTCTACGGGCACTTGAGGAAAGCGGGAGAGAGCACCGAGTGCGCGGTGGCCGTGGCGGCCAGCGATGCCCCCCCCGACCACAGCCCTGTCTAG